The following nucleotide sequence is from Brachyspira suanatina.
ATTGAAGTATATGGAAGAACTGATCCTGAAATTCAAATACTTGCAGATCCATATAAATTAAATGAATATTATACTTCATTAACAGAAATTATACAGGCATTATCTTTAAGAAATATACGTTCTACAAGCGGAAATATGAAGCCTGATGAAAATGCTGATTTAGAAGAAAAAAATAAACTTCTTGTAACTACAGGACAATTTCAAGATCCATTATCTATTACAAATGTTATTATACGTTCTATATTTAATGGTCAGCCGGTAAGAATTGGAGATGTAGCAAGAGTTGAAGAATTATTTGTTGATAAAAGTGTATATATGAGAGTTAATAGTCAGCATGGATATTCAATAAATATAATAAAAAAAGAAGATGCTGATATATTAAAAACTATAGACAATGTTAATAAATATTTTGAAAACAACAAAGCAACTATACCAAATAATATAGAAATAGTACCTATGGCTGATAACTCAAGAACTATTAATGATTTGCTTAATGCAGTTTCTTCAAATATTATTACAGGATTCATAATCATATTTGTAATACTTATAATATTTTTGGATTTCAAAAGTGCAATATTTACTTCGCTTGGAATGCTTATAGTTATTTCCGTTTCTCTTATTTATATGACATACTCTGGAATAACTTTCAATATAATTTCTTTAGGCGGTATTATAACGGTTTTAGGTATGATAGTAGACAACTCAATAGTAGTTTCAGAAAATATTTTTAATTATCATCAAAGAGGAATAAAAGGACTTGATGCCACCAAAAGTGCTGTAGGCGAAGTATTCATGCCTATGCTTGTTTCTACTCTCACAACCGTTGCATCTTTTGCACCTATAATATTTGTTACTGGAACTATGGGAAGATTAATCAATCAATATCCTAGAGTTGTAATAGTAGCTTTGATTGTAAGTATATTTCAGGCAGTACTTCTTTTGCCTAATAACTTGATAACAAAAGAAGAACTTACTGGAGAACATAAAAGAAAAAGATTTAATTTCAAAAATCCTCTTGATTTTGATAAAGATAAATTATTCGATAAATTAAAAATACCTTTTATTAAATTTTTAAGATTTACATTAAAATTCAGATATGCTGTATTAATATTTTTTGTAGTGACATTACTCATCACTTTAGCAATAGCAAAAGTAATATTTGCAAAATTTACTTTAGTTTATGATACTAGTGCTGATGTTATAGTTGTTAATATGGATACAGGAGTTGGAAGTTCTTTATATAAAACAGAAAAATATCTTCAGCAGGTAGAAAATATTATTTATGAAACTGTAAATACTAATGATATAATAGCTGTATACAGTTTATTAGGAAAGCAATTAGATAAAAACACTGTGGAAGTGTCCGAAGAAATGGATAATCTTGCCGGTATTATGATATATTTAGTTCCTGCCAATAACAGGAAAAAAATAGCTTATGATATAGTAGATGATTTAAATCTAGCTATAGAAAAAAGCGGTATAAAAAAAGAATTGGCATTAATAACAGTAAACACTAAACTTCCAATAAACCCTGGTAAAGCAGTTGATATAAAAATAATAGGAAATGATACTGCTATAGTTAAAGAAGTAAAAGATAAAATGAAAGAGCATCTTTTAAGTTTAAATGGAATAATAAACTATGATGATGATGATAAAATCGGACAGGAAGAATTAAGAGTAATATTTAATTATGACAGAATGGGAGAACTAGGTGTTAATGTTGCTTATGCTGCAAGAGAATTAAGGGCTGCCTATGCCGGAATAGTAGCTACTTCAATTCAGCAGTTTGAAAATAAATTAGACTTCAGAGTAAGATTAGATAAAAAATATACTTATGATACAAATGTACTTAATAATCTTTATATACCAAATACATATAACAGACTTATACAATTAAAAGATATAGCACACATATATATTACAAACAATCAATCAAGCATAAGACATTATAACGGTAAAAAATCTATAACGATGACAGCGGATATTGAACAGGGAAAAAATACTGCCATACAAGTAACTTATGCAATGCAGGATTATTTTAATTCTATATCAAAAGATTATCCTAATATAAGCGTAGAGTTTGCAGGAGAGGTAAAAGAAACTAGAGGTTCTATAATAGGTATTGCCTGGGGATATGTTGTTGCTATAATTGCAATATATGTAATACTTCTTCTTCAATTTAATAAATTTGTTCAGCCTTTCATGATTTTGGGTATAATACCATTTGGAATAATAGGAGTTATACTAGGATTTGCAGCACATAGAATGCCTATGTCTTTTGTAGGAGCTGTTGGTATAGTTGGACTTGCAGGTGTAGTTGTAAATAATGGTATTATAATGGTGGACTTAATAAACAGAATACTTGAACAAGGAAACATACATACAAAAGAAGATGTACTTAATGCGGTAGTAGAAGGTGCAGGCGACAGATTCAGAGCAATATTTCTAACAACAGTTACTACAATATTCGGACTTCTTCCAACTGTTTATGGTATAGGCGGAAGTGCTGATTTGATAGTACCTATGGTTATGGCTATGGCTTACGGGCTTTTATTCGCTGCCCTTTTGACATTGATACTGTTGCCTTCTCTATTCATGATATCAGCGGATTTGAAACTTATAAAAATAAATTATAAAAACTGATTGAATATTTATAGTTTTATAGTATATACCTAAACAATTATATTTTGTCAAAATAATTTTTTCTAATTTAAAATATTTGCAGGGCTTTGCCCTTACGAAGTACACAGAGTGCAGCCCCCCACTTCTTTTGTTGACACAAAGAAGCTTATATCCTCGACAAGCTCGGATACGTTTCGCGAACAACTGCATTTTTAACCTAAAATTATGGTATTACACCATATTTGATAGATATTCTTAAAATATAAAATTATAGCAATTGCGTTTTCGCGAAGCGTGCCTGTGGCAGCAACTTTGACGAAGTCTGCAGAGCGTGTGCGGCAAAAAAGTTGCAAAAAAATTGACAAAATATAGTTGTTTAGGCATATACAATTAAAAAATGAGTTCGCTCACATTAATATAAAATGTAATTAAAAAATTATTAATATTATTTAATACTCTAGTAAATTGCTATTAAGTATTGCACCAAGTTCATATCTGTTATTGTCGCTGCTGTAATTATATATATAAAATGTTAAATAATCATATTTATAATCAGCCATTTTTTGTCCTACATATAAAAGTCCATTAGCAGGTATGGAACTTAATATATGAACTTCTTCTAAATTTCTATATTTTACTATATCATCAAAAATTTCATCTATCTTTTTAGTAAATAAATAATAACATCTTTTATTTACCAAACTTTTATGTGAATGCTCTTCTAATATAACTTGATGTGTTATTGTGATGATATTGCTGTATGAATAATCGAATCCTTTATTAAGAATAAGATTTTTATCATCTTTATAAACTTGTTCTATATCATTAATATTTGATTGTCCTGATAATATTATCCCTATTGGGTGATTAATATTATCTATTCTCATAACATTTGATTTGCTTTCTACAAAACTTTTTAATTCAGGCTCATCTATTTCTATATCTTTAAATCCCCAAGATAATGAATCTTTTGGCTTTGGGAGAAAAACAAAATTATATCCGTATTTCTCTAATATATAAGCAATAGAAACAAGTATGCTGTTAGGAGCTATTGCATAAAGGACTATAGGATAATCTTTAGTTATATTTTTTTCTTTAAACTTTGATAATATGATATTTTTTAATTTCTTTATAACATTATCTATTTTATTTTCTTTTTCATTTTTGTATTCTTTATATTCTTTATCTAAATCTATTTCCAAATCAATAGGGGGCATTTCTCCGAAGTTCTGAGCATTTCCTCTTATAGAATGAAATATTTTCACTCTTTTAATATTATCATCTTCAGTCATATAATCAAAAATTTTATTATTATCTTTCATGCTTTACTCTCTATACATGTTTTATAAATTATCAAAATAAACTATTTACAAATAATATAAAAAAATATATATTATAGAAACATTTTCGTAATAATTTTAACATAAAATAGAATAAATTGATATTGGAGATAAAATGAAAATATTAGGTATAGACACTTCATGCGATGATACTTCTGCTGCTATAGTTGAGGACGGAAAAAATGTACTTTCTTCAGTATTAAGCTCATCAATAGATGCACATAAAGAATTTCAAGGAGTAGTTCCTGAAATTGCTGCAAGAAAACATTTGGAAGCAATACTCTATGTAATAGATAAAGCATTAAAAGATGCAAATACCACTTTAGATGATATAGATTTATTTGCAGTTACAAACAGACCAGGACTCTTAGGCTCTTTGCTTGTTGGAGTGGCAAGTGCAAAATCATTGGCATTTTCTTTAAACAAGCCGTTATTAGCTTTGGATCATATAGCTGCACATATTTACTCGCCTCATCTTACAAATGATATAGAGTTTCCTTATATAGCATTGGTTGTATCTGGAGGACATACTATAATAACCGAAGTGCATGATTACGGTGAATATAAAGTTGTGGGTACTACTTTAGATGATGCTGTGGGCGAAGCTTATGATAAAGTTTCAAAGTTTTTAAATCTAGGATATCCGGGCGGCCCTATAATAGACAGATTAGCTAAAGAAGGAAACAAAGAAGCAATAAAATATCCTATTGTATTATTAAACGGCATAGATGAATTTAACTTCTCATACAGCGGACTTAAAACAGCATGCGTTTATTCTACAAAAAAATATCTTAAAGAAGGATACGAAGCAACTAATGAAAATATAGCTGCCGCATTTCAAATAAGTGCAATAGAGCCTTTATATATCAAAACTTTGAAATATGTTGAAAAAAGCGGTATTAAAAGAGTTACATTATCCGGCGGAGTGGCATGCAATAGTTATTTAAGAGAGAGATTTGGAAACTCTAAAGACTTTGAATGTTATCTACCTGCTTTAAAATACACAACAGACAATGCTGCTATGGTTGCGGGACTTGCTTATCATATGAAAGATAAACAGGATTTTGCTGATTATAATTTAGATTGTTTCTCAAGAGTTTTAAATAAAAAATATAACAAAAATAAAAGTGCAAAATAAAATTATAATTGACTGGAAATTTATTTACTAGCTTAGATTATAAAATAGACTTGTTTCAAAACTTATTTATAAAATTAGTTATATAATTATTAGTATAATCAGTGTATAACTAAACAACTATATTTTGTAAATTTTTATATTTTGTAAATGTATTATCAACTTTTTTTGTCGCACAAAAAAGTTGCAAAAAATACAAGTGCTACAACCTTATATCATTACAATACGTATTAAATGTATTGTAATACCTAAAATTTAGGTTAAAAATGCAGTCTTTCGCGAAGCGTATCCGAGCCTGTCGAGGATATAGGTTCTTTGTGTCTACAAAAGAATTTGGGGTCGGAGCTAGCCACCGAAAATAATAGCAATATAAAAACTAATTTTGACAAAGTTAAAAAATTTTAGTATATATCATACATTTAATAAACATCATTAAAATATAAAGTTCTAGTAATTGCGTTTTCGCGAAGCGTACCGATGAAGTTCACCTCGCAGTAGGTGTCGGCAACAACTTTGGAAAAGCTCGGCAAAAAAGTTGATAATTCTACATAAAGTAAATCAGTTAACAAACTTTAAAAATTATTTATAAATAGTTTTGAAATAAGTCTAATAATTAAAATTGATGCAATAAAAAAGAATGATAACTAATTATTTTATAATCAATTATCATTCTTTTATTTTATTTAATTAAAATTATATTCCAAATCTTTTCATTATAACATCAATATTTCTTAGATAGTATGCATAGTCAAAACAGTCGTCAATTTCCTGAGAGCTTAAATATTTTGTAATGTCCTCATCTTTGTGAACATTCTCTCTAAAGTCTTCGTTATTGAGCCATCTTTTCATTGCATTTCTTTGTACCCATCTGTAAGCATTATCTCTGTCAATGCCTTTATTAACTAAGCTTATCAAAATTCTTTGGCTGAAAATTAAACCGCCTGTCTTTTCAATATTTGCTTTCATAGCTTCAGGATAAATTAAAAGCTTATCTACTATATCAATGAATTTATTAATAGCATAATCAACAGCAATAGTAGAATCTGGAAGTATAACTCTTTCTACTGATGAATGGCTTATATCTCTCTCATGCCAAAGCGTAATGTCTTCCATAGAAGCTAATGCATTACCCCTTACTATTCTTGCTAAACCTGATATTCTTTCGCAAGTGATAGGGTTTCTTTTATGAGGCATAGCAGATGAACCTTTTTGCTTTTCACTGAAATATTCTTCTGCTTCTCTTATATCTGTTCTTTGAAGGTTTCTTATTTCTGTAGAAAATTTTTCTAATGAACTAGCAACAATAGCTAAAGTTGTAAGATACTGTGCATGTCTGTCTCTTTGTATTATTTGAGTAGAAACTCTATCTGCTTCTATACCTAATTTTTTACAAACTATTTCTTCTATTCTAGGATCAATATTACTATAAGTACCAACAGCACCAGAAAGTTTCCCAACAGAAACCTGTTTTTTTGCTTCTTCAACACGCTTAATATTTCTTTCATTCTCATCATACCATAATATAAATTTTAATCCCAATGTCATAGGCTCAGCATGTATACCATGAGTACGTCCTATACAAGGAGTATATTTATGTTCCTTAGCTCTTCTTAATAAAACTTCTGATAATCTTTTTAAGTCATCTAATATAATTTCAGCAGATCTTTTCATCATAACAGCTAATGCAGTATCTTTTACATCGCTTGAAGTTAAGCCTTTATGTATATATTGTCCGCCCTCGCCTACATTCTCTTGAACAGCGGTTACAAATGATATAATATCATGATTAGTTTCTTTTTCTATTTCAGCAATTCTTTCTACTGTGAAAGTTGCTTTTTCTTTAATATTCTTCACTGCCTCTGCAGGAATCTCTCCTATTTCAGCCATAGCCTCACAAGCAGCAATTTCAACATCAAGCATAACCTGAAACTCATTTTGCAAGCTCCAAAGTTCACCCATCTCTTTTCTAGTATATCTCTTTATCATAGATTATTATCCTTAATATAAAATATTGAATTATTATAGACAGAATTATAAATTATTTCAATTATTTTTTAATAGTTGTAATTTATAAAAAAGAATTAAAATTATTGCATCAAAAATATGTTTTTAATATATGGAGTAATTAAAAATGGAAATTTATGATTTAAGAAGCGATACCATAACAAAACCAAGTGAAGAAATGCGTAAAGCAATATACAATGCTGAATGCGGCGATGATGTGTATATGGAAGATCCTACAGTAAATAAACTTCAGGAAATGGCAGCAGATATTACAGGAAAAGAAAAAGCAATATTTGTTTCTAGCGGTACTATGGGTAATTTAATACCTATGATGGTATTAGGAAGAAAAACAAAACAGATACTTTTAGAGGAACAATCTCATATAATACATTATGAAGTTGGAGGAGTTTCATCTTTGGCAGGTTTAATACCATTGCCTGTTAAAGCTGAAAGAGGAATATTAACTAAAGATATCATAAAAAATTATTTGAATAATCAAGCTACTTATGCAACAACAGTTAATATAGTAGAGATAGAAAATACTCATAACAGACATGGAGGAAGTGTTTATCCTATAGAAGTGTTAAAAGAATTACATGAG
It contains:
- a CDS encoding efflux RND transporter permease subunit → MDRIIELFAKNRLLVNVIILVTLAVGIYSYLNIKKEAFPSTNFDVMIVQVIYPGASPEDVEQYAMIPIEDELQTIAGIDEFYSIIIENAGILTIRIDMNLKDSRPVKDEIFRRLQNAPNVSKDVSEIKIFEANANRLPIYNLGLRFKKGMEGSEKELYDISKRFEKELKYVDGVANIEVYGRTDPEIQILADPYKLNEYYTSLTEIIQALSLRNIRSTSGNMKPDENADLEEKNKLLVTTGQFQDPLSITNVIIRSIFNGQPVRIGDVARVEELFVDKSVYMRVNSQHGYSINIIKKEDADILKTIDNVNKYFENNKATIPNNIEIVPMADNSRTINDLLNAVSSNIITGFIIIFVILIIFLDFKSAIFTSLGMLIVISVSLIYMTYSGITFNIISLGGIITVLGMIVDNSIVVSENIFNYHQRGIKGLDATKSAVGEVFMPMLVSTLTTVASFAPIIFVTGTMGRLINQYPRVVIVALIVSIFQAVLLLPNNLITKEELTGEHKRKRFNFKNPLDFDKDKLFDKLKIPFIKFLRFTLKFRYAVLIFFVVTLLITLAIAKVIFAKFTLVYDTSADVIVVNMDTGVGSSLYKTEKYLQQVENIIYETVNTNDIIAVYSLLGKQLDKNTVEVSEEMDNLAGIMIYLVPANNRKKIAYDIVDDLNLAIEKSGIKKELALITVNTKLPINPGKAVDIKIIGNDTAIVKEVKDKMKEHLLSLNGIINYDDDDKIGQEELRVIFNYDRMGELGVNVAYAARELRAAYAGIVATSIQQFENKLDFRVRLDKKYTYDTNVLNNLYIPNTYNRLIQLKDIAHIYITNNQSSIRHYNGKKSITMTADIEQGKNTAIQVTYAMQDYFNSISKDYPNISVEFAGEVKETRGSIIGIAWGYVVAIIAIYVILLLQFNKFVQPFMILGIIPFGIIGVILGFAAHRMPMSFVGAVGIVGLAGVVVNNGIIMVDLINRILEQGNIHTKEDVLNAVVEGAGDRFRAIFLTTVTTIFGLLPTVYGIGGSADLIVPMVMAMAYGLLFAALLTLILLPSLFMISADLKLIKINYKN
- a CDS encoding SAVED domain-containing protein, coding for MKDNNKIFDYMTEDDNIKRVKIFHSIRGNAQNFGEMPPIDLEIDLDKEYKEYKNEKENKIDNVIKKLKNIILSKFKEKNITKDYPIVLYAIAPNSILVSIAYILEKYGYNFVFLPKPKDSLSWGFKDIEIDEPELKSFVESKSNVMRIDNINHPIGIILSGQSNINDIEQVYKDDKNLILNKGFDYSYSNIITITHQVILEEHSHKSLVNKRCYYLFTKKIDEIFDDIVKYRNLEEVHILSSIPANGLLYVGQKMADYKYDYLTFYIYNYSSDNNRYELGAILNSNLLEY
- the tsaD gene encoding tRNA (adenosine(37)-N6)-threonylcarbamoyltransferase complex transferase subunit TsaD; translation: MKILGIDTSCDDTSAAIVEDGKNVLSSVLSSSIDAHKEFQGVVPEIAARKHLEAILYVIDKALKDANTTLDDIDLFAVTNRPGLLGSLLVGVASAKSLAFSLNKPLLALDHIAAHIYSPHLTNDIEFPYIALVVSGGHTIITEVHDYGEYKVVGTTLDDAVGEAYDKVSKFLNLGYPGGPIIDRLAKEGNKEAIKYPIVLLNGIDEFNFSYSGLKTACVYSTKKYLKEGYEATNENIAAAFQISAIEPLYIKTLKYVEKSGIKRVTLSGGVACNSYLRERFGNSKDFECYLPALKYTTDNAAMVAGLAYHMKDKQDFADYNLDCFSRVLNKKYNKNKSAK
- the purB gene encoding adenylosuccinate lyase → MIKRYTRKEMGELWSLQNEFQVMLDVEIAACEAMAEIGEIPAEAVKNIKEKATFTVERIAEIEKETNHDIISFVTAVQENVGEGGQYIHKGLTSSDVKDTALAVMMKRSAEIILDDLKRLSEVLLRRAKEHKYTPCIGRTHGIHAEPMTLGLKFILWYDENERNIKRVEEAKKQVSVGKLSGAVGTYSNIDPRIEEIVCKKLGIEADRVSTQIIQRDRHAQYLTTLAIVASSLEKFSTEIRNLQRTDIREAEEYFSEKQKGSSAMPHKRNPITCERISGLARIVRGNALASMEDITLWHERDISHSSVERVILPDSTIAVDYAINKFIDIVDKLLIYPEAMKANIEKTGGLIFSQRILISLVNKGIDRDNAYRWVQRNAMKRWLNNEDFRENVHKDEDITKYLSSQEIDDCFDYAYYLRNIDVIMKRFGI